One genomic region from Paraburkholderia azotifigens encodes:
- the purD gene encoding phosphoribosylamine--glycine ligase gives MKLLVVGSGGREHALAWKLAQSPRVQLVYVAPGNGGTAQDDRLRNIDITDPNALADFVEREQVAFTLVGPEQPLAAGIVNIFRARGLKIFGPTKEAAQLESSKDFAKAFMKRHAIPTAEYETFADVAAAHAYIDAKGAPIVIKADGLAAGKGVVVALTLDEAHHAVDMMLSDNKLGDAGARVVIEEFLAGEEASFIVMVDGKNVLALASSQDHKRLLDGDQGPNTGGMGAYSPAPIVTPQLHARVMREIILPTVRGMEREGIRFTGFLYAGLMIDAQGNPKTLEFNCRMGDPETQPIMARLKGDFSKVVEQAIAGTLDTVELEWDRRTALGVVLAAHNYPEAPRKGDFIGGIPAETADAVTFHAGTTLADGKLTTSGGRVLCVVGLADSVRSAQSVAYEAINHISFDGMQYRRDIGYRAANRKHG, from the coding sequence ATGAAGTTACTCGTCGTCGGTTCCGGCGGTCGCGAACATGCGCTCGCGTGGAAGCTCGCGCAGTCGCCGCGCGTGCAGCTCGTCTATGTCGCGCCGGGCAACGGCGGCACCGCGCAGGACGACCGCCTGCGCAACATCGATATCACCGATCCGAACGCACTCGCCGACTTCGTCGAGAGGGAACAGGTCGCGTTCACACTGGTCGGCCCGGAACAGCCGCTGGCGGCGGGCATCGTCAACATCTTCCGCGCGCGCGGCCTGAAGATTTTCGGCCCGACGAAGGAAGCGGCGCAGCTCGAAAGCTCGAAGGACTTCGCGAAGGCGTTCATGAAGCGCCATGCCATTCCCACGGCCGAATACGAAACCTTCGCCGACGTGGCGGCCGCGCACGCGTACATCGACGCGAAGGGCGCGCCCATCGTCATCAAGGCAGACGGCCTCGCCGCGGGCAAGGGCGTGGTCGTCGCGCTGACGCTCGACGAGGCGCACCACGCCGTCGACATGATGCTGTCGGACAACAAGCTCGGCGACGCCGGCGCGCGCGTCGTGATCGAAGAATTCCTGGCGGGCGAAGAAGCCAGCTTCATCGTGATGGTGGACGGCAAGAACGTGCTGGCGCTGGCATCGAGCCAGGATCACAAGCGTCTGCTGGACGGCGATCAGGGCCCGAACACGGGCGGCATGGGCGCCTATTCGCCCGCGCCTATCGTCACGCCGCAACTGCACGCGCGCGTGATGCGCGAAATCATCCTGCCGACCGTGCGCGGGATGGAAAGAGAAGGCATCCGCTTCACGGGCTTCCTGTACGCCGGCCTGATGATCGACGCGCAAGGCAACCCGAAGACGCTCGAATTCAACTGCCGGATGGGCGACCCGGAAACGCAGCCGATCATGGCGCGTTTGAAGGGCGATTTCTCGAAGGTCGTCGAGCAGGCGATCGCGGGCACGCTGGATACGGTGGAACTGGAATGGGACCGCCGCACCGCGCTCGGCGTGGTGCTGGCCGCACACAACTATCCGGAAGCACCGCGCAAGGGCGATTTCATCGGCGGCATTCCGGCGGAAACGGCGGACGCAGTGACGTTCCACGCAGGCACGACGCTCGCCGACGGCAAGCTGACGACCTCGGGCGGACGCGTGCTGTGCGTGGTCGGGCTGGCGGATTCGGTGCGCAGCGCGCAGTCGGTCGCTTATGAGGCGATCAACCATATTTCGTTCGACGGCATGCAGTATCGCCGCGACATCGGTTATCGCGCGGCCAACCGCAAGCACGGCTAA